CTCGCGATTCTGCTGTGCCGGCAACTGACGCTGATGCAGATGGGCGACAGCCAGGCCCGCGCCTTGGGTATTTCGACCACCTGGGTGCGCATCGGCGTACTGCTCGCGGCCACACTGCTGACCGCTTGCGCCATTGCGCTGGCCGGGCCCATCGGCTTCGTCGGCTTCCTCGCGGCCTACTGCGCACGGCTGCTGGAACCAGTGGCGCTACTGCGCCAGCTGCTGTTCTCCAGCCTGTTCGGCATGCTCTTTCTACTCGCCGCCGACATCCTCGCGCGCTGGCTGGTACAGCCCTATGAGCTGCCGGTCGGCACCCTGCTGGCCGCACTGGGCGCGCCGGCCTTGATCGCCATCGTTCTACGCGGCGGCTTCCGTTCCTTGCTGGCGGTGAAATAGACATGCCATCCAAGCATCCTTCCGGACTCTGGCACCTGCGCTTGGGCGCACTGAGCCTGCTGCTGCACCGCCGCACCTGGCTGCTTAGCCTGTTGGTACTGGGCGTGCTGCTGACATTGGTGGTCGTGGCCATCAGCCTTGGCTCTGGACGCATGGGCGTGACCGATGTACTGGCCACCCTAGGCGGCCAGGGCAGCAAGCTCAACGACATCATGGTGCTCAAGATCCGCATGCCGCGGGTTGCTGCCGTGGTGGTCGCAGGGCTCGCCATGGGCATGGCCGGCTGCCTGATCCAAACCCTGGTGCGTAACCGCCTGGCCACCCCGGACATGATCGGGGTCAACGAAGGCGCCTCATTAGCGGTGATCGGTTTCGCCCTCTACTTAACCGTCGGCAGCTGGCCCTGGTGGGCTTCCCCCTTGGGCGCGGCACTGGCTGCGGTGGCACTGTTCGTGCTGTTCCGTCGCCCCGGTGAGCAGGGCTATTTGTTTATCGTGATTGGTATCGCCCTGTCGGAGCTGCTCGGCGCGGTCGGTGACTTCATGATGGCCACTCAGCCGCTGGTGCACTTGGGCAGCATCTACCTGTGGACCATGGGCCACTTCGCCGGGGCCAGCTACAGCACGGTCGCGCCAATTGCACTGATTCTGCTGGCGCTATGCCCGCTACTGGCTTGGCTCAACCGACCGCTGGCGCTGCTGCGCTTCGGTGAAGCGACCGCGCAGAACCTCGGTATCAAGGTCGCGGCGCTGCAACTGGCGGTGCTCGGCGTGGCGATTCTGGTGGCCGCGCTGGGCACGGCCATCGGCGGCCCGGTGGTGTTTATCGCCATGGCCGCACCGATCATCGCCTCTTGGCTGGCCCGCGATCACCTCGCGCCGATCTGGCTGGCCGCCCTGTGCGGCGCGGTGTTGCTGGTAGGCAGCGACACCCTTTCGCGCCTGCTGGCGCAACCCGAGGAAATTCCCACAGGCATCATGACCCGCCTGCTGGGCGGCTTATTGCTACTGATTTTGTTGCTCAAAGACCGCAAGGGTTCCGATTGATGACGCCGTTAACCCCGCCTTTACCTGCGCAGTTGCGCGTACACAACCTGAGCTTTGCCTACCCAGGAAAAAGCGTGTTGCAGGACATCTCGTTCGAGCTGCCCAAAGGCAAGCTGATCGGTATTGTCGGCCCCAACGGCAGCGGCAAATCCACCTTGCTCAAGCTGCTGGCGCGGCAACTGCCGTTGCAGGGCGGCGAGGTCGAACTTAACGGCACGCCGCTGCAACGCTACGGGATGAAAGCCCTGGCCCGCGAACTGGCCTTTCTACCGCAGCGCCCAGTGATGGCCGAAGGCATTCGCGTAGAGCAGCTGGTGCAATACGGCCGGCATCCGCACCAGGGCTGGTTCAACCAGTGGAGTGAGGAAGACGCCCTGCAGGTCAGCCGTGCCCGCGACGCCATGCAATTGCAGGACATCTGGCAGCAGGTCGCCTCCTCGCTGTCCGGCGGCCAAGCCCAGCGCGCCTGGCTGGGCATGATCCTGGCGCAGAACACCGACCTGGTGCTGCTCGACGAACCCACCAGCGCGCTGGATATCGGCCACCAGGCCGAGGTCATGGAAGCGGTGCTGAATATCGTCGCCGAGGGCCGCACTGTGCTGATCGTGATTCACGACCTCGGCGTGGCCGCGCGCTATTGCGATGAAATCATCGCCCTCGATAACGGCCACATCGCCGCCATGGGTCCGGCCCGCGAGGTGATCAACAAGGCCCTGGTCGACCAGCTCTATCAAACCGACGTGGACATTCTCGCGGCGCCCGATGACGGCGCGCCGGTGGTGGTGCCACGCCGGCGCAAGCCCGCAAACTCTGAACAAGGACTCACCCGATGACGACTCTCATGCGCTGGAGCCTGCCTCTGCTGCTTGCCAGCCAGCTTTTAAGCACCGCCGCCGTAGCCGACACTCGGCAGATCGAAGACGCCTTCGGTAACCCGGTAACCGTACCCAGCGCACCGCAGCGGGTGATCACCCTCAGCGAATTGGATCTGGATGCTGCGCTGGCTTTGGGCATCACCCCGGTGGGTACCATCAACGGTCGTGGCCAGGCCGCACCGCCGCGCTACCTAGACCGCAGCGTGCTGGACACTATTAAGGTGGTTGGCGATATCGACAACCCGAATCTGGAAACCCTGCTGGAACTGGAGCCGGACCTGATCCTCACCGGCCCGGTAAAACCGGAGCAGCTGGCAATCCTCAATGAAATCGCCCCCACGGTGATCACCTTCGCCTGGGCCAAGCCTTGGCAGGAAAGTTTGCAACGCACCGCCAATGCACTCAACCAAAGCGCTGCCGCCGACGCCCTGCTTGAGCGTTACAACGCCCGCGCAACTGAGGCCCGCGAACGCCTGAAGGCGCATCAAGGTGAGACGTTCAGCATCGTACGCTGGAATCCCAAAGGCCCGTCCTACATGTTCAAAGATGCCTTCGCCAGCAGCGTAATCAACGATGTCGGCCTAGTACGTCCGAGCTACCAACAAGACCCCGGGCATACCCACTCCATGGCCCTGAGTCTGGAATCGCTGCAATTGCTGGATGCCGACTGGCTGGTGATCGGCACCCTGAGTACCAGCGGCGAAGCCGTCGAAGCCCTGCAGCAAGCCGAACAGACCCCGGCCTTTAAGCAGTTGTCAGCAATCCAGGGCAAACGCTTTGGCGCAGTCGACGGCTCACTGTGGACCTCACTCGGCGGCCCGCAAGCTGCCCTGCAAGTGATTGCCGATATCGAACACCTGCTCGGCAAAATGGACGCGCAGCCGATCCAACACTAACGACATAACCGACCGTTACCGGCAGCGATTTGTAGGATGGGTTGAGCGCAGCGATACCCATCACCGGCTTGGTCATTATGGGTATCGCAGGCTCAACCCATCCTACGGCCTGCATAACCGGTGGGAGGAGCTTTAGCCGCGAGCTATTTGAGCAGAAAGCTCGCGGCTAAAGCCCCTCCTACAGAGACCGCTTGCTGCCGCTACGGCTGTAGCGATTCAGGCGCCGGTAGGCGCTTTCTATCCAGCTTGCCGCTGGTTGTTTTCGGCAGGCTGTCGAGCACGATAATGCGCGTGGGGATCATGTAGTGCGGCAAACGCTGTTGCAGCGCCCTGCGGATCGCCATACGACCTAAACCACCGCCCTCGCGCAGCTCCACATACGCCACTAGGCTGGCTTCATCGCCGCTGCCGTGCAGCCGCACTGCGGCGTCTTGCACGCCGTCGATACGGCGCAGACTGACTTCAATTTCGCCCAGTTCGATGCGAAAGCCGCGCAGTTTGATCTGCTCATCGCGCCGCCCCAGGTAACGATAAGCATCTTCTCCGACCCGCTGCACGCGGTCGCCGGTGCGATACAGCTGGCGGCCTTGCCAGCTAATAAAGCTCTGCGCAGTCAGGTCGGCGCGCGCCCAGTAGCCGCTGGCCAGCGATGGCCCCTCGATACACAGTTCGCCTTCGCCACCCATCGCCAGCGCTTCACCCGCCTCATCCAGCACCCAGTGGCGATAGCCGTCGAGGGACTGGCGTAGCAGCACGCCCTGCTCGCCCAACGGCAACTGCACCTGCGCCATCAGCGACCAAACGGTGGCCTCGGTGGGGCCGTAGCAATTCCACAGCTGGCCCACCAGCGGCGCCAGACGTTCGGCCAAGGGCGCATCCAACGCCTCACCGCCGCACAGCGCGGTCAAGCCGGATCGCCCTGACCAGCCGGCCTTAAGCAGCATGCGCCAAAACGCTGGGGTGGCTTGTAGGGTGTTGATTTCGGGACGCGCCGCCAAGAGCGCGAGCAGCGCGTCCGGGTCTTTGTACGCCGGGTTGCCGACCACCTCCAGCGCACCACCCGCCCACAGCGGGCCGAGCATTTCCAGCAAGGAGATATCGAAAGCCGGGGTGGTGATAAACAGCCAACGGGTGGCGCTACCCAGCTGCAAGCGCCGGCTGGCGGCGCCAAGAAAATTAGCCAGGGCGCGGCGACTGATCACCACGCCTTTGGGGCGCCCGGTGGAGCCCGAGGTAAACATCATATAAGCCGGCAGTTGTTCGTCCCGCGCCGGCCAGCTCAACTCGCCGGCCTCTCCCGCCTGCAAATGCAGGCTCGGCACCGCGAAGCGGGCCTGGCTGTCAGCATCTTGCAGCACCAGCGTCAGTTCGGCGTCTTCGGCTATGCCTTGCAAGCGTTCGAGGGGGAACTCCGGGTCCAGCGGCACAAAGCACAGGCCGTTATGCAGACACGCCAGCGTCGCCGCCAACAGATCAGCTGAGCGTTGCAAATACAGGCCAACCCGCGCCCCCACCGGCACGCCCTGGGCGGTCAGTTGCGCGGAAATCGCCGCCGTGCGCGCCGCCAGCCGTGCGTAGCTGTAGCGCTCACCAGCCCAGCCTAACGCTGGCGCATGCGCCTGCTCGGCAAATACCTGGGCCAAGTGCGGGCTTAGCCGCGGCACGTCGAGATTCTGCTGCATGGCGGTCATGCCGGCACCGCCACAGCCAGTTGGGCCAGCTCAGTCAGATGCTGACGCAGACGTTGCAGCAACTGCTCACTGAGGTCGCCGCGCAAGCAACCAATCTGGCGCAGAGTCAGGCGGCCATCGAAGATCCCACCGTGCAGGCTGATCAGCTCTGCCGAGCGATTGTCCGCCGCACTCGGCCGACCCGGCGCGATGGGCAACGGCTGCCAGTCACCCTGACCGCTACGCGCGCTGCCCAGGTAGTTCAACGCCACCGGTGGCAACGGCAAGGGGTTAGGTTCCTGCAGGCTAGCGCGCAGTGGCATATAGCCGACGCCTTTGTCCGGCACCTCACGCAAGCGCTCATCACACTGGCCAATCAATTGCGCCCAATCGGCCTGATTATCCAGCACCAACGGGTACATGCTGGTGAACCAACCGAGGGTGCGGCTGACGTCCAGGCTTGGGTCGATCGACTCACGGCCATGGCCTTCCAGCAGAATCCATTGACGTTGGCCCAGGCCCATCTCGCTCAAAGCGCGGGTCAACGCAGCCAACAGCAGGCTGCGCATCTCGCAGGCAAAGACCTGGGTGGCGTCCTGGCTGAGTTGCCGAGTCAGCTCTGGCTCCAGCTCAAGCAAATGCAGCTGGGTCGGCTCGGCACTGATCCAGTCCGGCGCAACCCGGTAGTCCATGCCAGCCATGCGCTCGCGCCAGAAGCGCAGCTGTTCGCCGGCTTGCAGCACATAAGCGAGCAAGCCCTGGCCCCATTGCCGGTAGCTGCTGGTCTTGGCCGGCAGCGCTTCACCACGGTGTAGGCGCGCCAGATCATCGGCGAGGATGCGCCAGGACACCGCATCGACCACCAAGTGGTGGCAGGCGATAAACAGTCCACGGCCCTGCGGTAGGTTCTCCACCAGGCCCCAGCAGAGCGTGCGCCCCAGCATCGGTTCGAAATGGCTTTGCAGCTTGGTTAAGGCCAACTGCAAGCCTGTTTCGCCCAGCTCGCGGTAGTCCAGCAGCGCCGGTGAACCCAGCGGCAAGTTCTCCAGATAGCGCTGACTGCTCGGCGTCACGGCCAAGCGTAAGGCATCGTGATGTTGCAACAGCTGCTGCAAATAACTGCGCAGTTGCGGCACCTCCACGTCCTCGGGCAAGCGCAACAACACGCCCTGATTCCAATGCTGCGGAGTGGCCAACGGTTGCTCGTAGAACCAGCGCTGAATCGGCTGCAAGGGCAACTCGCCGGTCAGTACGCCTTGCTCGGCCTGTACCGCAACCGCCTCGCGGGCGCTGCTCAGGACCCGGCACAGGCGGCGCACGGTCTTGGCTTCAAACACTTCTTTGACCGAGCAGGGATAGCCAGCATCGCGCAGGCGTGTGGTCAGCTGGATACTCAGGATCGAGTCACCGCCGAGCTGGAAGAAGTCGCTTTGCACCCCCAGCGGTTGGCTCAGCACGTCCTGCCAGATGGCCAGTACCTCGGCCTCCAGTAGCGTGGCCGGCGGCGCGTGCTCGCCGTTGACGGCCAGGTCGATCTTCGGCAGCTGGCGCAGGTCGAGTTTGCCGTTTGGCGTCAGCGGCATCTGCTCAAGCAGCATCAGGTTGCTGGGCACCATGTATTCCGGCAGGCGCTGCGCCACGTCATGCAGAACCGCATCCACCAACGGTTGCTCTGCATCCGGCTTGAGCACTGCGTAGGCGACCAGCGCCTGACGCTGACCATCACGCAGCACCAGCACCTTGACCTGATGCAACGCCGGGCAACTGAGGCTCAGCTGGGCTTCGATCTCCCCTGGCTCGATGCGATAGCCGCGCAGTTTGATCTGCTCATCGAGGCGGCCGAGGTATTCATAGTCGCCATTGCCCAACAGCCGTGCGCGGTCGCCGCTGTGGTACAGGCGTAGGCTCACACCCGCCACACTGTGTTCGCGGAACACCGCCGCCGTGCGCTCGGGCTGGTTCAGATAACCGCGCGCCAGCCCCAGACCTGCCAGGCACAATTCGCCTGGCACACCGACCGGGCAGAGGTTGCCCAACTCATCGAGAATCAGCGCCTGCATGCCGTCGATGGGCGTACCGATGCTCAGGCTGCTGCCCGGCTGCAGGTGCTTGCACAGCGCGGTCACCGTGGCCTCGGTCGGCCCGTACATATTGATCAGCCGCAGCCGCCCGGCCCAGCGCTCGACCAAGCCGGCCGGGCAAGCCTCTCCGCCGAAGCCAATCGCCTGCACGGTCGGCAGTGCAGAGTCCGGCAAGGTGGCGAACAAGGCAGTGGGGAAAATCATATGGCTGCTGGCACTGCGCTGAATCTGCGCCACCAGCCCCTCGTCAGGCTCCCCCCATACCAGGCTTGCGCCCTGGGTCAGCGGCAGCAGCGCGCACATGTTGCCCGCATCAAAAGACAGCGACATGCAATTGAACATGCGTGCCTCGGGGCCCAGTTGCAGGCGCGCGGCATGGTCTTGCAGCAGGTTGACCAAGCTGCCCTGCTCGACCATTACGCCCTTGGGCAAACCACTGGAGCCTGAGGTGTAGATCACCTGAGCGAGCTGCTGCGGATCGTGACCAAGCGCCGGCGAGGTCGGCGGCATGCCATCCAGTTGCGCCTGTACGCTGACATCCAGCAGATCAACCCAGCGCACGCCGGCACCCAGAACGAACGGCGGCTCGCCTTGAGCGACGATCAGTTCGATACCGGCATCGTTCAGAATGTGTTGCAAGCGCTCACGCGGATACGCCGGGTCCAGCGGCACGTAGGCGGCATTGATTTTCCAGATGGCCATAACTGCCACCGCGAAGGCAGTTTCCCGCCGCGCCAGCACGCCCAACAGCGCACCCGGCCCGTAACCCTGGCTGAGCAGCCAATGCGCCAGACGGTTGGCCCGCGCATCCAGCTCGGCATAGCTCATCGCCTGCTCGTCAAAACCCAGCGCCGGCCGCTGCGGATGCAACCGCGCCATGTCCTCGAACAAGCCCAGCGCCGTAAGCCGGTTAGGGTACTCGCGGGGCAACGCAGCTAGGCACGCGGCAGTTGCTTCTAGCTGTGGCTGATCGAGCAGCGGCAGTGCCCAGATATCCATCTGCGGCTGTTCAACCACCGCTTCCAGCAGCAGCAACAGGCGTTCGGCATAACGCTCAAGCGTGGCGTGTTCGAACAGCGCCGTGGCGTAGAGCCAATCGACCCGCACTGAGTCCATCAATTCGGTGACTTTGACCGATATATCAGTCTTGGCCGGCAACACTGGCGAAGTTTCTTCGACCGCTTGGCAGCCGGGGATCAAGTCGTTGAAATCGACCCGCGCCTGGTACACCAACATGATCTGGAAGATCGGGTTAATCGCCGTGTGGCGGTCCATGCCGAGCGCCTCGCTGAGCGCCTCGAAGCGGTACAGCTGGTGGTCGAAGGCTTCCAGGTCATCCTTGCGGCAGGCTTGCAGGTACTCGGTAAAAGGCTGCTGCTCGGGCAGCTGGGTGCGCAGCACCAGGGTGTTGACGAAAAAGCCCACCAGCCCTTCGATATCCGCGCGTTCGCGGTACGCCAGCGGCGTACCGATAACGATGTCGCGCTCGCCGCTATGACGCGCCAGCAGCAATGCGAACAGCGCATGCAGACCGATAAAGGGCGAGGTGTTGTGCTGCTGGCACAGCTGTTTGAAGCGCGCCCACAGCGCGTTGTCGATGGTCGAAAACACCAGCTCGCCGCCGCTGGCCTGATGGGCCGGGCGCGGTTTGTCCAATGGCAGGCTGTGCACATCGGCGATGCCGCGCAAGCGCTCGACCCAGAAGGGTTTGAACTGCTCGTGGTAATCACGAAACAGCGGCGAATTAAACCAGCTGGCGTAGTCGATGTAGTTCAGCGCCGGTGCCTGCCAGTTCAATGGCTGGCGATTCTGGAAGGCCAGAAACGCGGCCTTAATATCGGCAAACATATTCTTCACCGACCAACCGTCAGAGATGATGTGGTGCTGGGTAATCAGCAGCACATGCTCACGCGCGCTGAGACGCAGCAGGTGCACGCGGGTCAGCTCGCCCGTGGTGAGATCGAAGGGCCGACTGATTTCCTCACGCACCCGTTGCGCCACCCGCGCCTCGCGGGCCTGCGGTGCGAGTGCGGATAAATCCTCTACCGCCAGCGGCCACGACTGGTGCGGCAGAATCTGCTGCTCGCCACGGCCCTGCTCATTGCGCACAAAGCGCGTACGCAGGCTGGCGTGACGCTGAGCCAGCGCATCGAAAGCAAACTCCAGCGCCGCCACATCCAGCTCGCCGCTCAGGCGGAAGTACACCGGCATGTTGTACAGGTGCGAGCTTTCTTCGTACTGCTCGATAAACCACAAACCACTCTGCGACGACGACAACGGCCCGCTTTCGGCATGCTGCGCCTGGATCGGTGCGGCAAAGGCGCTGGCGGCGGCCAGGCAGGTAACGATGGCGTCACGGTTCGCGCGGATCAGTTGACCCAGCTCTGGGGTGATGGCGTCTTTGCTCGATTGGGAAACCAACTGGCCCTGGGCATTCAAACTCAGCTGCACGCCATTGCGGGCCAGCTGGTTCAACAAGCCGATGATATTAGTGCTCATAAACTGCCTCTCAGAACCTGTTCAAGGTCTGCTGCGCGTCGGGCCTGCTGGGTTAAAAACAGGCACTTAGTTAGTCGGTCAGGCTTGCGCCGCCGTCGACCACGATGTCTTGCAGGGTGATATGGCTGGCCAGGTTCGACGCCAGGAACAGCACGACGTTGGCGACTTCATCTGGGGTGGCGATCTTCTGCAACGGGATGCCCAGTTTGAACTGCTCAGGGAAACCGGCGATGGTGCGCGCCGGAGCATCGCTGCTGTGCCACATGCCGCGCTGCATCGGCGTATCGGTGGAACCCGGCGAGACCAAATTACAGCGCACGCCATGGCTCGCCAGCTCCAGACCAGCGGTACGAATCAAGCTGCTCAAGGCCGATTTAGATGCGCTGTAAGCGGCCATCTGCATGCGCGGCACATGCGCCGCGTTACTGCTTACTGCCACCACCGTGCCGCGCCGCCACGCTTTGAAGCGCGGCATCAGCTGACGCAGCAGGTAGAACGGCCCGGAGACATTCACCCGTAGGCAAACGTCCCAGTCTTCCAGTGCCAGCTCCTCAATCGGCGCCAGACGCAGCACGCCGGCCACGCTGGCCAGTACATCGATCACCCCATGGGCACCGAGGAGTTCATGACAGGCCTGTTGCACCGCTTGGGCATCACCGATATCCAGCACATAGCGGGTAAAGCTGTAATCCTGCTCGGGAAAGTTCAGGTCGAAGCCAATCACCTGCCCGCCCAACTGGGCAAAGCCCTCGGCCACGCTGCGACCAATGCCCTGGCCGGCCCCGGTGACCCAGATGGTCTGGCCGCTGAAATCCATTTGCCTGTTCATCTGCATGCTCCCTACCAAACCTGTTCCACCTGCGCATCGCTCTGCAGCACGCGGCTGTCGAGGAAGTGGCAGAAGTCCGCCAGACGCGGGTTGTCGAATACATCGGAAACCTTCACCGCCGTGCCGAATTCACTGGCCAAGCGGTTGACGATCTGGATGGTTTGCAGCGACTGCCCACCCAGCTCGAAGAAGTTGTCGCCCGCCTGAATCGCGCTGACGCCAAGAATCTGCTGCCAGATAGCGCGCACCCGTTGCTGAGTCTCATCGTCCAGCGCCTGATCACTTGAGCCTTGCAGGTACTGCGCCTGCAGGCGCTTGCGGTCGAGCTTGTTGGTGGCGGTACGCGGCAGCGCTGGGTAATGGCGGTAATCGGTCGGCACCATGGCCGCCGGCAGCAGCCTGGTCAGTTCCTGACGAATGCCGCGCAGGTCATCACGCGGACCACTGATAAAGGCCACTAGCCGGCGCAAGCCGCCGCCCAGCTCCAGGCCCTGCACACAGGCTTCGTCGACACCATTCAAGGCCAACAGACGCGATTCGACCTCACCGGGCTGAATGCGGTAACCGCTGATTTTGAATTCGTTATCCAGCCGGCCGAGGTAAACCAACTGGCCGTCCACCACCCGCACTCGATCACCGGTGCGGTAGACCGGGGTTGCTTGCGTACCGATCAGTACGCTGGCAAAGGCTTGCGAGTCGCTGCCAAGGTAGCCATTGGCCAATTGCGCGCCACACAGCACCAGCTCGCCCTCTTCGGCCGGGCGCTCACCACGGCCCAGCACCAGCGCCGTGACGGCGGCCAGTGGCTGGCCAATCGGCAAGCTCGCGCTGTCAGGCGCAACGCCTTGCAGGTCGCAGGTGCTCGCCACCACCGTGGTTTCGGTCGGGCCGTAGGTATTGATCAAACGAACATGCGCCGGCGCCGCAGCCTGCCAAGCCACCAGTTGCTCGGGATAAACCGCCTCACCGCCGATGATCACGCTCTTCAGCCCGCTCGGCACCCGCACCAGGCCAGCCCGCAAGGCCACTACCCACTCGTTCCAGAACGCGGTCGGCAGGTCGAGCACAGTGATTGCAAGCTGCTCCAGCCCTTCGACAAAGGCGCTGATCGACTCCAGCAAGGCATCGGTACGCAGCACCAAAGTTGCGCCGGCGCTGAGGCTGACAAACACCTCTTCGATGCTGGCGTCGAAATTAAACGGGGCGAATTGAAGCATGCGATCCGTGCCGTCCACGCCATAGCGCAAACGTGCGGCCTGGATAAAGTGGTCCAGCGCGCGGTGGCTGATCTCCACACCTTTCGGCGTGCCGGTAGAGCCGGAAGTAAACATCAGGTAGGCCGCAGTCTCGTTTTGACGCGGCGCACAGAGGCGATTGGCGCTGTGCAGCACGCCGGCCAGTTCAATCGGGCCGCTGTAGCTGTCGGCCAGGCGATAGCGGAACGCCGCCTCGGTGACCACCAGCACCAGCTGCGCCGTGGCGCAGATCAAGCGCTGGCGCTCGCCGGGTTGCTCCGGGTCGAGCGGCACATACACCGCACCGGCCAGCAGCACGCCGAGTTGCACGACAATCGCCTC
The window above is part of the Pseudomonas leptonychotis genome. Proteins encoded here:
- a CDS encoding amino acid adenylation domain-containing protein: MTAMQQNLDVPRLSPHLAQVFAEQAHAPALGWAGERYSYARLAARTAAISAQLTAQGVPVGARVGLYLQRSADLLAATLACLHNGLCFVPLDPEFPLERLQGIAEDAELTLVLQDADSQARFAVPSLHLQAGEAGELSWPARDEQLPAYMMFTSGSTGRPKGVVISRRALANFLGAASRRLQLGSATRWLFITTPAFDISLLEMLGPLWAGGALEVVGNPAYKDPDALLALLAARPEINTLQATPAFWRMLLKAGWSGRSGLTALCGGEALDAPLAERLAPLVGQLWNCYGPTEATVWSLMAQVQLPLGEQGVLLRQSLDGYRHWVLDEAGEALAMGGEGELCIEGPSLASGYWARADLTAQSFISWQGRQLYRTGDRVQRVGEDAYRYLGRRDEQIKLRGFRIELGEIEVSLRRIDGVQDAAVRLHGSGDEASLVAYVELREGGGLGRMAIRRALQQRLPHYMIPTRIIVLDSLPKTTSGKLDRKRLPAPESLQP
- a CDS encoding ABC transporter ATP-binding protein encodes the protein MTPLTPPLPAQLRVHNLSFAYPGKSVLQDISFELPKGKLIGIVGPNGSGKSTLLKLLARQLPLQGGEVELNGTPLQRYGMKALARELAFLPQRPVMAEGIRVEQLVQYGRHPHQGWFNQWSEEDALQVSRARDAMQLQDIWQQVASSLSGGQAQRAWLGMILAQNTDLVLLDEPTSALDIGHQAEVMEAVLNIVAEGRTVLIVIHDLGVAARYCDEIIALDNGHIAAMGPAREVINKALVDQLYQTDVDILAAPDDGAPVVVPRRRKPANSEQGLTR
- a CDS encoding non-ribosomal peptide synthetase; this translates as MSTNIIGLLNQLARNGVQLSLNAQGQLVSQSSKDAITPELGQLIRANRDAIVTCLAAASAFAAPIQAQHAESGPLSSSQSGLWFIEQYEESSHLYNMPVYFRLSGELDVAALEFAFDALAQRHASLRTRFVRNEQGRGEQQILPHQSWPLAVEDLSALAPQAREARVAQRVREEISRPFDLTTGELTRVHLLRLSAREHVLLITQHHIISDGWSVKNMFADIKAAFLAFQNRQPLNWQAPALNYIDYASWFNSPLFRDYHEQFKPFWVERLRGIADVHSLPLDKPRPAHQASGGELVFSTIDNALWARFKQLCQQHNTSPFIGLHALFALLLARHSGERDIVIGTPLAYRERADIEGLVGFFVNTLVLRTQLPEQQPFTEYLQACRKDDLEAFDHQLYRFEALSEALGMDRHTAINPIFQIMLVYQARVDFNDLIPGCQAVEETSPVLPAKTDISVKVTELMDSVRVDWLYATALFEHATLERYAERLLLLLEAVVEQPQMDIWALPLLDQPQLEATAACLAALPREYPNRLTALGLFEDMARLHPQRPALGFDEQAMSYAELDARANRLAHWLLSQGYGPGALLGVLARRETAFAVAVMAIWKINAAYVPLDPAYPRERLQHILNDAGIELIVAQGEPPFVLGAGVRWVDLLDVSVQAQLDGMPPTSPALGHDPQQLAQVIYTSGSSGLPKGVMVEQGSLVNLLQDHAARLQLGPEARMFNCMSLSFDAGNMCALLPLTQGASLVWGEPDEGLVAQIQRSASSHMIFPTALFATLPDSALPTVQAIGFGGEACPAGLVERWAGRLRLINMYGPTEATVTALCKHLQPGSSLSIGTPIDGMQALILDELGNLCPVGVPGELCLAGLGLARGYLNQPERTAAVFREHSVAGVSLRLYHSGDRARLLGNGDYEYLGRLDEQIKLRGYRIEPGEIEAQLSLSCPALHQVKVLVLRDGQRQALVAYAVLKPDAEQPLVDAVLHDVAQRLPEYMVPSNLMLLEQMPLTPNGKLDLRQLPKIDLAVNGEHAPPATLLEAEVLAIWQDVLSQPLGVQSDFFQLGGDSILSIQLTTRLRDAGYPCSVKEVFEAKTVRRLCRVLSSAREAVAVQAEQGVLTGELPLQPIQRWFYEQPLATPQHWNQGVLLRLPEDVEVPQLRSYLQQLLQHHDALRLAVTPSSQRYLENLPLGSPALLDYRELGETGLQLALTKLQSHFEPMLGRTLCWGLVENLPQGRGLFIACHHLVVDAVSWRILADDLARLHRGEALPAKTSSYRQWGQGLLAYVLQAGEQLRFWRERMAGMDYRVAPDWISAEPTQLHLLELEPELTRQLSQDATQVFACEMRSLLLAALTRALSEMGLGQRQWILLEGHGRESIDPSLDVSRTLGWFTSMYPLVLDNQADWAQLIGQCDERLREVPDKGVGYMPLRASLQEPNPLPLPPVALNYLGSARSGQGDWQPLPIAPGRPSAADNRSAELISLHGGIFDGRLTLRQIGCLRGDLSEQLLQRLRQHLTELAQLAVAVPA
- the dhbA gene encoding 2,3-dihydro-2,3-dihydroxybenzoate dehydrogenase, whose translation is MNRQMDFSGQTIWVTGAGQGIGRSVAEGFAQLGGQVIGFDLNFPEQDYSFTRYVLDIGDAQAVQQACHELLGAHGVIDVLASVAGVLRLAPIEELALEDWDVCLRVNVSGPFYLLRQLMPRFKAWRRGTVVAVSSNAAHVPRMQMAAYSASKSALSSLIRTAGLELASHGVRCNLVSPGSTDTPMQRGMWHSSDAPARTIAGFPEQFKLGIPLQKIATPDEVANVVLFLASNLASHITLQDIVVDGGASLTD
- a CDS encoding iron-siderophore ABC transporter substrate-binding protein, with translation MTTLMRWSLPLLLASQLLSTAAVADTRQIEDAFGNPVTVPSAPQRVITLSELDLDAALALGITPVGTINGRGQAAPPRYLDRSVLDTIKVVGDIDNPNLETLLELEPDLILTGPVKPEQLAILNEIAPTVITFAWAKPWQESLQRTANALNQSAAADALLERYNARATEARERLKAHQGETFSIVRWNPKGPSYMFKDAFASSVINDVGLVRPSYQQDPGHTHSMALSLESLQLLDADWLVIGTLSTSGEAVEALQQAEQTPAFKQLSAIQGKRFGAVDGSLWTSLGGPQAALQVIADIEHLLGKMDAQPIQH
- a CDS encoding FecCD family ABC transporter permease, whose translation is MPSKHPSGLWHLRLGALSLLLHRRTWLLSLLVLGVLLTLVVVAISLGSGRMGVTDVLATLGGQGSKLNDIMVLKIRMPRVAAVVVAGLAMGMAGCLIQTLVRNRLATPDMIGVNEGASLAVIGFALYLTVGSWPWWASPLGAALAAVALFVLFRRPGEQGYLFIVIGIALSELLGAVGDFMMATQPLVHLGSIYLWTMGHFAGASYSTVAPIALILLALCPLLAWLNRPLALLRFGEATAQNLGIKVAALQLAVLGVAILVAALGTAIGGPVVFIAMAAPIIASWLARDHLAPIWLAALCGAVLLVGSDTLSRLLAQPEEIPTGIMTRLLGGLLLLILLLKDRKGSD